DNA from Apis cerana isolate GH-2021 linkage group LG13, AcerK_1.0, whole genome shotgun sequence:
ttatattattacttcatATCGAGGTttgatttttggaaaaatcacGGCGTGATTGGACCCAAACCTATACCACTTTTTGGAAACGCCAAAGATGTTCTGctaagaaaaattggaattggcACCTTTATAACGGAACTCTATCAGAAATACGAGAACGAGCGAATGTTTGGGATATTCATCGGCAAATTGCCCAATCTCGTTTTGCGCGATCTTGATCTTATCAAggatgttttaattaaagatttctcTATATTTGATAATCGAGGATTAAATGTTCTCGAACGagtacgtatatttttttatctgcaatttttcttaacgtttatatttaaaaaattaacgaaatatttaaaaaatttaaagttctaTCAATTTCTTATGCCAGAAGTCAGTTTTAAACagattgaatattgaatatttcgcaataataattaatatttatttatagaattatatattttcttattaatttttatcgagtttTAATCGATACGCAAAATTCTACTGTGCgtgaagattattatatatatatatgtatatacatattttattttataacatctaTCAGTTAATATATCTTGTATAATAATCTATCTATTATTaactttgcaaaaaataaacatcaacaatcattttcaaaaaatacattCACCGATAATCGAATTGAATGAgccattttatcttatattttccatacatataaaatctaagtaataaatttttacattccttaaaatgttatcaatttaatttctatcacAGGCCGACCctttttctgtaaatatattcACTATAAATGCTAAAAGATGGCGACCATTAAGAGCGAGATTGTCACCTGTGTTTACTTCTggtaaattgaaagaaatgttCCCCTTGATATTGGAATGCGCCGAACATTTGGAGCAATGTTTAGAGGATATTGTGAAAAAAGGAGAGCCTgtggatttttatgaaatatcagAGAGATACACCATAGATGTTATTGGAAGTTGCGCTTTTGGAATCAACATGAACGCGTTGTCAGACGAGTCTAGTGAATTCCGCAAAATGGGAAAAAGTATCtttgatcaaaatataatcaagtttatgagaaattttcttcgagattTCTTTCCACGATTCTATAATTTACTTGGCTTCGTATTACCGTACGCGAAATCAATTGTATTCATGACCAAGCTAATCAAGGAGACGATCAAATATAGGGAAGACAATAATGTCACGAGATTAGATTTTGTAAATTCGTTGATGGATTTGAAGAAGCATccggaaaaattaaagaatattggtaagtgaaataatttttatttcaaatttatatttaaatttatattttatctcgaaaaacggattgataaaatttgtggtcgaatcattttgtaaattgaattcatagaaaaatagaatttgaaaaaaaattataaatctctcGAAGGTATCTacaatttcgagaaattttacagaaataaCGGACACTTTCCTTGCCGCGCAAGCTTCCATTTTCTTCGCGGCTGGGTTTGAAACGTCAACAGCGGCAATGGCACATTTTCTTTATGAAATGGCTCTGAATCCTAGCATGCAAGATAAACTAcgaaaagaattgaaagaattcCACGTCAAAAATAATGGGAATCTGAAATACGAGGATatcaaagaaatgaaatatttcgacaAAGTATTTAaaggtatattatatttaacgattaaattcattttcaacataacgatatataagtaatatttcatagaattttacaaataaaaagcaaatatattgttattacgtaataattaaaacaattgaaatatctgCAAAGATTAACAATCACAATTGAAATAAGATAACAAttgctattttaaataatattgttattaagataaaattatgctTATcgtcttgttttttttaaacagaaacACTTAGAAAATATCCACCAGGAATGATTCTAAGGCGAGAATGCAACACTAATTATACCTTTCGTGGTACAAAAGTAACGATACCTGTTGGAACTGTTGTAATTATTCCTTTGTATGGAATTCAAATAGATCCAAAATTCTACGAAAATCCAGATGTGTTTGATCCCGAAAGATTTAACGACGATGCAGTAGCTGCAAGGCATCCAATGAGCTATATGCCATTTGGCGATGGACCAAGGAATTGCAttggtaaagaaaaatatcaaaatattttgcttGTGTGTGATTACGATATAGTGAATAATTATCAGTCTTACGATTTATCaagatagtattttttttttatattaattaatttaattaatgattaaatgatCGTTTCAGGAGCACGGTTTGCAGTTTATCAAACAAAACTTGGATTGATAAAAATGCTGCAAGATTTCAGAGTAGACATTTGCGAAAGGACGATGATTCCTTATGTAAAAAAGACAAATTCACTTATGTTCACACCTAAAGATGGAATTTTCttgaagatagaaaaaataattgattaaagtaaaagcaaaaataaattggtgaaaaaaaataaatataaaaaaacttgaaaacatattcaaatattttttatgt
Protein-coding regions in this window:
- the LOC108003993 gene encoding probable cytochrome P450 6a17; the protein is MLHYFQILTAFVAVFLALYYYFISRFDFWKNHGVIGPKPIPLFGNAKDVLLRKIGIGTFITELYQKYENERMFGIFIGKLPNLVLRDLDLIKDVLIKDFSIFDNRGLNVLERADPFSVNIFTINAKRWRPLRARLSPVFTSGKLKEMFPLILECAEHLEQCLEDIVKKGEPVDFYEISERYTIDVIGSCAFGINMNALSDESSEFRKMGKSIFDQNIIKFMRNFLRDFFPRFYNLLGFVLPYAKSIVFMTKLIKETIKYREDNNVTRLDFVNSLMDLKKHPEKLKNIEITDTFLAAQASIFFAAGFETSTAAMAHFLYEMALNPSMQDKLRKELKEFHVKNNGNLKYEDIKEMKYFDKVFKETLRKYPPGMILRRECNTNYTFRGTKVTIPVGTVVIIPLYGIQIDPKFYENPDVFDPERFNDDAVAARHPMSYMPFGDGPRNCIGARFAVYQTKLGLIKMLQDFRVDICERTMIPYVKKTNSLMFTPKDGIFLKIEKIID